Below is a window of Moorella thermoacetica DNA.
TATTGCCCCATTGTTCCGGGGAAAGGTGAAACTCTTCGGTAATACTGGGCCCGAGGCGTAAGATAATCTCGCGATCAAAGGCGTTGATTACCCAGATACCCCAGCAGACAAGCAGGGAAACCCAGGAGTATGGGTGCACAGATCTTGGTATCCAGGAACTCTGGACGTGTTTCTTAAGGTCGCCTTCTTTCTCAACCCTGCGTCCCAATGTTTCTACTGCCACAGGATTTCCTCCTTATCAAGAAGTAAATAAAGTAACGTAGATAAAGGATTTTAAAAAATACTTGAGTTTACCAGTCAAACAATGGCTTTCATAACTTTAAGGCGAATTTTTCTAGGGGTTCATCCCCCCTTTCTATTTTATCATACCGCTCATTTACCTGGTTTAGAGAACCATCCCACCCCCTACATTGATTACTTCCCCGGTTATATATCCTGCTTCTTCGGAAGCCAGGAAAGCGACAAGGTTGGCCACGTCCTCGGGTTTGCCCGCCCGGCCCATAGGAATTTTGCTGATCATAATATCCCAGACCTTTTCCGGTACTCCCCTGGTCATATCGGTATCGATAAATCCCGGGCAAATGGCATTAGCGGTGATACCTTTCCGGGCCAGTTCCCGCGCTGCCGTTTTGGTAAGACCAACAACACCGGCTTTGGAGGCAGCATAATTTGCCTGACCTATATTACCCAACCAGCTGGCTGAAGCAATATTGATAATCCTACCTGTTTCCCGTTCCCGCATCAGCTGGGCAGCCACCTGGGTACAGTGGAAGGTCCCGGTAAGATTTACCGCAATGACCTGATCCCACTGCTCCATAGTCATTTTGTGGAGCATAGCATCACGATTAATACCGGCATTATTTACCAGGCAGTACAGGGGACCTAGATTTTCTTCAACAAATTTAAACATGTCTTCTACTTCCGTGCGATTAGCAATATTGCATTGATAGGCTACAGCTTCCCCCCCACGGGCCTTAATTTCAGCTACAGTAGCTTCAGCATTATCCATGATAACATCAGCTACAAGGACCTTTGCCCCTTCATCGGCCAGTTTGATGGCGATACCTTTACCAATCCCCCGACCGGCACCGGTTACAACTGCAACTTTACCTTCTAACCTTTTCATTAAACCCAACACCTTTCGTAAAAAATTTGTTGGATAAGCCATGGTTAGCAAAACCAAGGTTATTTTTTAGCGCTAATTATCTCTTTGAGCCCATATTTACCCTGGTTATAAATACAGGGATCGCCAACCCGTAGAGGTTCAGCAATACGCGGTCGAAATTCCATTTGGTTGAGGACATCCTTTTCCAGGTCAATTCCGGGTGCAATTTCTACCAGTACGGGTCCGTCTTCCTGAAGCTCAAAAACAGCCCTCTCGGTTATAAAGTGCACCTTTTGTTTTTTCTGACGAGCCAGGAGACCGCTGAAGGAAATTTGCTGAACTTGCTTTACCAGTTTTTTGATTGATCCTTCCTGCAAGATCTTCACTTTCCCATCAACAAAATCGACTTTTAAGCCGCCGGTAGTAAAAGTTGAACAGAAGATTACATGCTTGGCACCCTGGGTTATATCGATAAACCCGCCGGCACCGGCTGCACGAGACCCCATTTTAGTGGCATTGACATTTCCGTTAGCATCCATTTCCCCGGCACCCATGAAGGTGAAATCAACTCCTGCACCGGTATAAAAATCAAATTGATCGTCGTGCCGGATTAAAGCATCGGTATTTTTGGCAATACCAAAGTCAATGCCACCGGCAGGAATACCACCGTAGACCCCAGACTCTACGGTGATTGTAATATCATCCAGGATACCTTCTTCGGCGGCAATGGGGCCGACAACGTCGTTAGGAATGCCTGTACCCAGGTTGATGATGGCATCAGGCTCCAATTCCATCATGGCTCGCCGGCCGATTACCTTGCGGATATTCAACGGCAGGGGTTCTATCCTGGAAACCGGCACCCGTAAATCGCCACAGTAGGCAGGATCGAAAACCCAGCTGGAGGTCTGGCGGTGGTCTTCGTCAGGATTCTGGCAAACGACAATGGCATCTACAAAGACACCGGGTACAACCACCTGCTTGGGATGCAGGGTATGGGCCTGGGCTACCCGCTTAACCTGGCAGAGGACCTTACCGCCAAAACGCTTGGCTGCCAGGACGGCTGGTAAAACCTCAAGTTTCATTCCCTCTTCTTCCGTGGTAATGTTACCGTTTTCATCAGCCGTCGTACCCCGGATAATTACGAAATCAATGGGTGGAATTTTATAGAGCAGGTACTCTTCGCCGTCCAGGGTGACAACTTCGACCAAGTCCTCCAGGGGTTTAGTTCGCTCGTTCATCTTACCGCCCTCGATACGTGGATCGACGAAAGTGCCCAGGCCGATTTTAGTTAATTTACCCGGTTGCCCGCAGGCTACACTACGGTATATCTGCGCCAGCTGGCCCTGGGGCATACAATATGCTTCTACTTTGTTGTTGCTAATCATCTCCATCCAGCGCGGTTGCAGGCCCCAGTGGGAACCGATGATACGCGTGACCAGTCCTTCGTGGGCATAGTGCTGGATGCCCCGGTCGCGGTTACTCTGGCCGGCTGAGTGGATCAGGGTTAAATTGCGGGGATGGCCGGTTTCTAAGAAACGCTTCTCAATGCCTTTAAGGATTTCTTCGCTGGCACTTACCAGGGTCATTCCCACCGAAGCAATTACTGCCCCGTCAAAGATTAATTTGGCAGCTTCTTCACCTGTCATAAAACTGGGACGTCTCATAACATAACCTCACCCTATTTGAGTAATATTGGGGATGAAGTAGCTAAACCAGGGTTATAGTTTAGCTACTTCATCGGGTACGTAGTAATTTAAGCTATATTTTCAAAGACCGTAGCAATACCCTGGCCGCCGCCAATACACATGGTAACGATACCATATTTAGCCTGGCGACGTACCATTTCTTTTTGTAATTTAACAGTTAAGATAATGCCGGTTGCACCGATGGGGTGACCCAGGGCGATGGCGCCACCATTAACGTTTACCTTTTCTTCGGGAAGTCCCAGAATGCGCATAACGGCAATCGACTGGGAGGCAAAAGCTTCATTCAGCTCAAAGAGGTCGATATCAGCAAGGGTTAGCCCGGCTTTCTCGACTGCCTTCATAGTCGCGGGGGCAGGACCGATGCCCATAACATCTGGATCAACCCCGGCCACTGCCTGGCTGCGGATTAGCAGTAAGGGCTTGAGGCCAAGTTTGTTGGCTTTTTCGGCCGTCATTAGAACTACTGCTCCAGCGCCGTCGTTGATACCCGAAGAATTGCCAGCAGTTACCGTACCGCCTTCCCGGAAAGCAGGCTTTAATTTTGCCAGTTGCTCCATGGTGAGGCCAAAACGAGGATGTTCATCCTGGGCAAAAATCCTGGTTTCCCTTTTACCGGCAGGGACTTCAACCGGGAGAATTTCGTCCACAAATTTGCCAGCTTTAATGGCAGCCTCAGCTTTCTGCTGGCTCTTTAAAGCAAAGGCATCTTGTTCTTCCCTGGAGATATGGTAACGTTCAGCAATGTTTTCGGCTGTGACACCATTTGGATACGGTCCCAGGGGCCAGGTTAAAATGGTAAGCAAACCGTCTTCTAATTGGCCATGGCCAAACCCATAACCATAACGGGCTTTCCGAACATAATAGGGTAACTGGTTCATATTCTCGGTGCCGCAGGCGACGACAATTTCAGCATTGCCACTTTGAATCTCCTGAACGGCGCTGTTGATGGCCTGCAGTCCCGAACCACACTGGCGGTTTACTGAAAAAGCTGTTGTCTCCAGAGGTAACCCTGCCTTTAAAGAACACATCCTGGCGATAAAACCGTTTTCTGCAACTTGGCCGACATTGCCGACAATAACCTCATCAACCTGGTTGCCTTCCAAACCTGCCCTCCGGACGGCCTCTTTAATCACCATGGCACCCAAGTCAGCCTGGTGGATATCCTTCAGGCTACCACCACGGGTCCCTACCGCTGTCCTGACACCGCTAACTATAACAACATCCTTCATTATAAATCCCCTTTCTTTTTGGAAGCGTTACCATTTTTATTGAAACTGTTGCCGGAGAAGCTTTTTATCAATTTTGCCATTGGCATTCTTCGGCAACTCGTTAACAAAATTGACATATTGCGGTACTTTATATTTAGCTAGTCTCGCCCTTACCCAGTCTTGAATCTCTCTCCCTGTAATGCTACTACCATGATTATTGGGAACAACTACCGCCCTGGCTACTTCCCCGTAAATAGGATCCACGGAACCAATTACCGCAACTTCTTTTACACCCGGGTGGGAATAGATGACATTTTCAACTTCCAGGGAATAAATTTTTTCACCGCCGCGATTAATCATGTCCTTTAACCTATCCATGATATAAACATAACCATCCCCATCTATCCGGGCTACATCCCCTGTCCTGAACCACCCTCCTTGAAAAGCCCTGGTGGTAGCTTCATCATTATTCCAGTATTGTTGGGTCACAACGGGTCCCCGGATACAAAGCTCGCCAACCCCTTTACCGGTAATATCCCGCCCTTCAGCGTCAATTACTTTACAATCGACTACTGGAATTGGTATCCCGGAAGTGCCTATCCTTGGACTTGTGGCTACGTCACCCGGGAATAAGGTTGCCGGGGAACTGGTTTCCGTTAGGCCGTAAACAGTATGAAACTCCAGTTGGGGTATCCATGTCTTAATTTTTTTTATCGTTTCTATCGGGATTGCCCCCCCGCCACAGGCTGCCTTACGTAAATCAGGTAATTGATAATGCCTGTAACCTTGTTCGAGGAGCATGATATAGACTGTGGGAGCGGCATGGAAGAAAGTAATAGAATAACATGTTAAAATATTGAGGACTTCTTGGGTGTTGAAAAAGGGTAACAGATATACTGTACCGCCAATATGCATGAAAAGCAAAAAGAGAGCAGCTAAACCTGTTATATGGAAAATTGGAACTGCAATAAGGGTACTATCTGCTGCCGTTAACTGCAGGGTGCGCTCATAGCTGATAACACTTTGGAGGAGATTAAAATGGGTAAGATAAGCGCCTTTGGGTTTACCGGTAGTTCCCGAGGTATACATGATTACCGCGCCATCTTGTTCGTCGACAGGCGCCGGTGGAATTTCCGTTTCGCGAAAAACATTCTTTAAGGTTATTATGGAAGCGTTACCAAAATTGATATTAATTTTATCGGTAATCGGTTCGGTAACAATTATTTGTTCAATACTTGTTTCTTTGATAAAAGGCAAGACGTTGGGTAGCCACTCCGGGTTAGTTATTAAGATCCTAGCCCCCGAATCCTTGAGCATAAAATTAAGTTCAGTAGCTTTAAGTTTGGTACTCAGGGGTAAAGCTATGGCTCCCAGATACATTGCTGCATAAAAGCTAAGGCAGAAGTCGATACTATTCACCAGCAAGAGGGCAACCACATCACCTTTTTTAACCTGATACTTATTCCACAAGCCGGATGCCAGTCGCCGTGAAGCTTCCTGCATTTCCCTATAACTTAAAGAACTATTTCCTGCACGTAGCGCCGTTTTATCAGGTTGCCTGCTGACAGAACGGGAAAAATCTTCCCACAAATTAGTCGTACCGTGGTCGTAATACCGGTACTCAACTCCATTGAACTTGCATGTTTTTAAATCCTTTTCAGCCAACTCGAACCATTTACCATAACCCGAAACCGCCATAATATGTCCCCTCCATGATAGATAAATATACTTTATTATTTACCGGGTTTATACTCGGCGGTACTCTCACGGATGATCAGCTTAGGTGTAAAGATAATACGTTTTGGTGCTCCTATTTTACCTTTCATTCTGTCAATTAAGACCTCGGCAGCTGTCTGGCCCATTTCATACTGGGGCTGGCGGATGGTCGTGAGTTTTACCCTTGCCAGAGAAGCCATGTCAATATCATCGTAACCTATAACACTTATATCTCGGGGTATTTCTTTCCCCTCCTCGTACAGGGCTTCTATCAATCCCAGGGCCATGAGATCGTTTCCACAAAAGACTGCAGTAATGTCTTCGTTCTGGCTTAAATATTCTTTAGCGAATTTATACCCTGCTTCCATCTGCAAATTACCATAAACTATTCTTTCTTGATTTAACTGGATACCATAATGGACATGGGCGTCGATGAAGCCACGAAGGCGATCTCGGGTAGCACTGGAGTTTTTAAAACCAGCCAGGTGAGCGATATTACGATGCCCTAGCTTGATGAGGTGCTCAGCGGCCAGGTAACCGCCTAGATAATTATCTACGGAGATAACATCTGTCTCGACGGAGGGTAGGTAGCGATTGAGCAAAACAACCGGGCAGCGTAATTTTTCTAACTGTTGGATCAAAGCCTCGGTTTCCATGGCTGTAATCATGATAATGCCAGCAAAGCCATATTCCTCGGCTGCCCGAATATATATCTCCTCTTTTTGCGGGTCATAATCACTATCGCTAACTACAACCATATAACCTTCTTTATTCAGGATATCTTTTACGGCACGGGTTAGTTCTGCATAGAAAGGGTTACGAATATCGCCAATTATAAGGGCAACTACGTTAATTTGGCCCATAACCAGACCGCGGGCAATGCGACTGGGGCGGTAACCAAGTTCATCTATAACTTGCTTGACCCGTTCCCTGGTTTTGGGATCAACGTTGGGGTGGTTTGTTAAAACACGTGAAACCGTAGAACAGGATACCCCGCTTCTTTGGGCTATATCTTTGATGGTTATGCGCATATTTTTCATTCCTCTTGGTAACGGTTCCATGATAATATTAACTCCCAGTCTAGAGACTGTCAAGATGTTTTTTAATAAAAACTTAATAAAATTTTAAGCCCCATAACAGGGGCTTAACATAACATGGGCTTAGCTTACCGGGCGGCCTCAACAATAGTTCTAATCTTTGTATCTACTTCTCTGGCTACTTCCTCTAACCTGGCATGGGGGAAGAATTGAGCCAGCATAGTTGGCCTGAGGGCGCTAATATAGGTCTTGCCGTCCCGAACGTAAACGTTGATTTTGCAGGGCATCATCAGGCTGATAAGGATGTCTTTCGCCAGGACTTCGTGGGCGTAGCGGGCGTTGCAGATTTCGATGATCTTTAAAGGATCGGAATCATACCCTTTACTCCTCAAGGTGGCCTGGACGTCATGGACGTGCTGGACTTTCATGCCCTGGGCGGCAGTAGCCTCTTCTACGGCCTTGACGGCGGCCTCAAAATCCCTGGCCGTAGTTACGGTATAGCTGAAGTCTGGCTGTTCCATGGGGAATCCCTCCGTCTGTGCTTGAAGATTATTTCCGGATGTTAATTTATCAGGTTTATATTATAATACTATTGTTATAATTCGCTGTCAATAAATATGGCGTATATATTTCGCAAACGCCTTGCAGGAAAGGGAAAGATAATAAAAGAAGACACCCGCAGGTACCTTCTTAGTTTTCCTTTTTTACCCCGATAATAATCGCTAGGGGCTGTTTACTGCTTTTTCCGCCACTACAAAAACTTGTACCCCAGGCTTTTCCTCCACCATGATAAAATAGTAAT
It encodes the following:
- a CDS encoding LacI family DNA-binding transcriptional regulator — translated: MKNMRITIKDIAQRSGVSCSTVSRVLTNHPNVDPKTRERVKQVIDELGYRPSRIARGLVMGQINVVALIIGDIRNPFYAELTRAVKDILNKEGYMVVVSDSDYDPQKEEIYIRAAEEYGFAGIIMITAMETEALIQQLEKLRCPVVLLNRYLPSVETDVISVDNYLGGYLAAEHLIKLGHRNIAHLAGFKNSSATRDRLRGFIDAHVHYGIQLNQERIVYGNLQMEAGYKFAKEYLSQNEDITAVFCGNDLMALGLIEALYEEGKEIPRDISVIGYDDIDMASLARVKLTTIRQPQYEMGQTAAEVLIDRMKGKIGAPKRIIFTPKLIIRESTAEYKPGK
- the fabG gene encoding 3-oxoacyl-ACP reductase FabG codes for the protein MKRLEGKVAVVTGAGRGIGKGIAIKLADEGAKVLVADVIMDNAEATVAEIKARGGEAVAYQCNIANRTEVEDMFKFVEENLGPLYCLVNNAGINRDAMLHKMTMEQWDQVIAVNLTGTFHCTQVAAQLMRERETGRIINIASASWLGNIGQANYAASKAGVVGLTKTAARELARKGITANAICPGFIDTDMTRGVPEKVWDIMISKIPMGRAGKPEDVANLVAFLASEEAGYITGEVINVGGGMVL
- a CDS encoding propionate CoA-transferase: MRRPSFMTGEEAAKLIFDGAVIASVGMTLVSASEEILKGIEKRFLETGHPRNLTLIHSAGQSNRDRGIQHYAHEGLVTRIIGSHWGLQPRWMEMISNNKVEAYCMPQGQLAQIYRSVACGQPGKLTKIGLGTFVDPRIEGGKMNERTKPLEDLVEVVTLDGEEYLLYKIPPIDFVIIRGTTADENGNITTEEEGMKLEVLPAVLAAKRFGGKVLCQVKRVAQAHTLHPKQVVVPGVFVDAIVVCQNPDEDHRQTSSWVFDPAYCGDLRVPVSRIEPLPLNIRKVIGRRAMMELEPDAIINLGTGIPNDVVGPIAAEEGILDDITITVESGVYGGIPAGGIDFGIAKNTDALIRHDDQFDFYTGAGVDFTFMGAGEMDANGNVNATKMGSRAAGAGGFIDITQGAKHVIFCSTFTTGGLKVDFVDGKVKILQEGSIKKLVKQVQQISFSGLLARQKKQKVHFITERAVFELQEDGPVLVEIAPGIDLEKDVLNQMEFRPRIAEPLRVGDPCIYNQGKYGLKEIISAKK
- a CDS encoding class I adenylate-forming enzyme family protein encodes the protein MAVSGYGKWFELAEKDLKTCKFNGVEYRYYDHGTTNLWEDFSRSVSRQPDKTALRAGNSSLSYREMQEASRRLASGLWNKYQVKKGDVVALLLVNSIDFCLSFYAAMYLGAIALPLSTKLKATELNFMLKDSGARILITNPEWLPNVLPFIKETSIEQIIVTEPITDKININFGNASIITLKNVFRETEIPPAPVDEQDGAVIMYTSGTTGKPKGAYLTHFNLLQSVISYERTLQLTAADSTLIAVPIFHITGLAALFLLFMHIGGTVYLLPFFNTQEVLNILTCYSITFFHAAPTVYIMLLEQGYRHYQLPDLRKAACGGGAIPIETIKKIKTWIPQLEFHTVYGLTETSSPATLFPGDVATSPRIGTSGIPIPVVDCKVIDAEGRDITGKGVGELCIRGPVVTQQYWNNDEATTRAFQGGWFRTGDVARIDGDGYVYIMDRLKDMINRGGEKIYSLEVENVIYSHPGVKEVAVIGSVDPIYGEVARAVVVPNNHGSSITGREIQDWVRARLAKYKVPQYVNFVNELPKNANGKIDKKLLRQQFQ
- a CDS encoding thiolase family protein, with product MKDVVIVSGVRTAVGTRGGSLKDIHQADLGAMVIKEAVRRAGLEGNQVDEVIVGNVGQVAENGFIARMCSLKAGLPLETTAFSVNRQCGSGLQAINSAVQEIQSGNAEIVVACGTENMNQLPYYVRKARYGYGFGHGQLEDGLLTILTWPLGPYPNGVTAENIAERYHISREEQDAFALKSQQKAEAAIKAGKFVDEILPVEVPAGKRETRIFAQDEHPRFGLTMEQLAKLKPAFREGGTVTAGNSSGINDGAGAVVLMTAEKANKLGLKPLLLIRSQAVAGVDPDVMGIGPAPATMKAVEKAGLTLADIDLFELNEAFASQSIAVMRILGLPEEKVNVNGGAIALGHPIGATGIILTVKLQKEMVRRQAKYGIVTMCIGGGQGIATVFENIA
- a CDS encoding DUF302 domain-containing protein is translated as MEQPDFSYTVTTARDFEAAVKAVEEATAAQGMKVQHVHDVQATLRSKGYDSDPLKIIEICNARYAHEVLAKDILISLMMPCKINVYVRDGKTYISALRPTMLAQFFPHARLEEVAREVDTKIRTIVEAAR